In Erythrobacter litoralis HTCC2594, a single genomic region encodes these proteins:
- a CDS encoding Mov34/MPN/PAD-1 family protein: MIEGILVDHVAAENMLECTRQHRPLEAGGLVIGLRKGSYLHVTEITRPLPWDRQSSTRFQRSPKGHRLAALRRWRKSGGKMDWIGEWHSHPGFSLSPSSIDVRNWHRIVRQRKAGMIFPICDGRETAFYLQLWGGRGKVLLRQVEKDDLGTFYLTPAAIKRRLRKTGNEACGPTVELP, translated from the coding sequence GTGATCGAAGGCATACTGGTCGATCATGTAGCGGCGGAGAACATGTTAGAATGTACGCGGCAGCATCGCCCTCTAGAAGCTGGGGGACTGGTCATCGGGCTGCGCAAGGGTTCCTACCTTCATGTGACTGAAATCACCCGTCCATTGCCATGGGATCGACAGAGTTCGACGCGCTTCCAGCGCTCGCCTAAGGGGCACAGATTAGCTGCGCTTAGGCGGTGGCGTAAATCTGGCGGAAAGATGGATTGGATTGGCGAATGGCACAGCCATCCCGGGTTTTCTCTATCGCCTTCGTCCATCGATGTTCGCAATTGGCACCGCATTGTTAGGCAGCGCAAGGCAGGGATGATATTCCCTATCTGCGACGGACGAGAAACCGCCTTTTACCTACAGCTTTGGGGTGGTCGAGGTAAGGTCTTGCTCCGGCAAGTCGAAAAAGATGACCTTGGCACTTTCTACCTCACCCCTGCTGCCATCAAGCGTCGTCTGCGCAAAACGGGGAATGAGGCTTGTGGTCCAACTGTCGAGTTGCCCTAG
- a CDS encoding E2/UBC family protein: MMSLADRWRAIAATLANKGFTEQQGASPEFRGSINVHGRAVDIELVIPDSKFVELPIVRLVDRKQLPAGAFGHISRDDIEGSVVCFAPATGLPLDFHDPGGSVLRVLRQTELSLEKSFAGQGGAEVAAEYQEYWIEKEPNFRVLVSRDGTTERQSGLQYAVFKPATGSPFFAIADTISLHDHEATRLSGAVIFHLDAELGPTADRVVPNNFLSLEQWFRAQTTVVADRWRECERALLSGKFVCLAANNCTLGVRIELPANIAMAVRTKKLRSSKLQPLLAKQKTKLDIKRSGGYWTGLAEIAQRNLHGIKTLDGKAIALVGCGTLGSHLAKFLIQSGAGAGAPLTLIDGQVLSAGNIGRHYLGHSRIGERKASALAEELRSFHPQCDIRATVGDALAQKAVLADSDLLVDATGDWNTQYALNELFYEDDISAEAILHCWISGNGAAVQAFLNVRGDDCCFRCLRPSMDAGPRFPALKPGVEANMAPATCGDGNYIPYSVAAPAIAAGLACDMAIGWANDKPGARLRTIVLDHERGIERKPTSPSAHKTCPSCLSRDES, from the coding sequence ATGATGTCGCTAGCCGATCGGTGGCGTGCAATTGCAGCTACGCTTGCGAATAAGGGCTTCACCGAACAGCAAGGCGCATCGCCAGAATTTCGCGGATCGATAAACGTCCATGGCCGTGCGGTCGATATTGAGCTGGTCATTCCCGATTCAAAGTTTGTGGAGCTACCAATTGTTCGGCTTGTCGATCGCAAGCAACTCCCCGCTGGCGCTTTCGGACATATAAGCCGTGACGACATTGAAGGCTCTGTAGTTTGCTTTGCCCCCGCAACAGGCCTGCCACTCGACTTTCACGACCCAGGCGGATCCGTTTTGCGCGTGCTCAGACAGACCGAGCTTTCGCTGGAGAAGAGTTTTGCCGGGCAAGGTGGCGCCGAAGTGGCGGCCGAGTACCAGGAATATTGGATAGAAAAGGAGCCGAATTTCCGAGTTCTAGTGAGCCGGGATGGTACGACGGAGCGACAATCCGGCTTGCAATACGCGGTCTTCAAGCCTGCAACGGGAAGTCCGTTTTTTGCGATCGCTGATACAATCAGTCTACATGACCACGAGGCTACTCGCTTGTCTGGCGCCGTTATATTCCATTTGGATGCCGAGTTGGGACCGACCGCTGATCGAGTGGTACCGAACAACTTCTTGTCTCTTGAGCAATGGTTTCGTGCGCAAACGACTGTGGTTGCTGATCGCTGGAGAGAATGTGAAAGAGCGCTTCTCTCCGGGAAATTTGTATGCCTCGCAGCAAACAATTGCACTCTCGGCGTCAGAATTGAGCTGCCAGCCAACATTGCAATGGCAGTCCGCACAAAGAAACTGCGATCTTCGAAATTGCAGCCACTGTTGGCCAAGCAGAAGACTAAACTCGATATAAAGCGCTCCGGTGGATATTGGACGGGATTGGCTGAAATTGCCCAGCGTAACTTGCACGGGATTAAAACATTGGATGGGAAGGCCATTGCTCTTGTAGGTTGCGGCACACTCGGAAGCCATCTGGCCAAGTTCCTTATCCAAAGTGGCGCGGGCGCCGGTGCACCCCTGACGCTGATCGATGGCCAGGTGCTCTCCGCTGGCAATATTGGGCGTCATTATCTCGGTCATTCGCGGATAGGCGAAAGGAAGGCGAGCGCACTGGCTGAGGAGCTAAGGTCTTTTCACCCTCAATGCGATATCCGAGCCACGGTTGGCGATGCGCTAGCTCAAAAGGCAGTGCTGGCTGATTCCGATCTGCTCGTCGACGCGACAGGTGATTGGAACACGCAATATGCGCTGAATGAACTTTTTTATGAGGACGACATATCGGCTGAGGCCATTCTGCATTGCTGGATAAGCGGTAACGGGGCAGCTGTTCAGGCTTTTCTGAATGTCCGCGGTGATGATTGCTGCTTTCGCTGTCTGAGGCCGTCTATGGACGCAGGACCGCGTTTCCCAGCTCTGAAACCAGGGGTCGAAGCGAACATGGCCCCTGCGACCTGCGGAGATGGGAACTATATTCCTTATTCCGTTGCTGCGCCTGCCATCGCTGCCGGATTAGCTTGCGACATGGCGATAGGTTGGGCCAACGATAAGCCAGGGGCGCGGCTTCGCACGATCGTACTCGACCACGAGCGCGGCATCGAGCGTAAGCCAACGTCTCCTTCAGCGCACAAAACGTGCCCATCCTGCCTTTCGAGGGATGAGTCGTGA